A part of Nocardioides sp. WS12 genomic DNA contains:
- a CDS encoding family 1 glycosylhydrolase codes for MSDADLAARLPAGFRFGTVSAAAQIEGAAASDGRGPSILDTFAAVPGRILDGSTPAIACDHYHRFREDVALLGQLGAPGYRFSISWSRVQPTGRGAVNAPGLDFYDQLVDGLLEAGIEPMVTLLHGDLPQGLEDDGGWLNRDTADRFGEYATIVGDRLADRVKEWIPVAEPAVTAYLGYGTGERAPGRRLLFDALPAAHHLLLGHGRAAAALRAAGAERIGCANNHAPMWPASEDPADVGATKLFDALWNGLFLEGMLLGRQPPDIAPLLEGIALPGDHLVIRQPLDFYGVNYYTPLRVGAAFDDDGEDVNEYDGGEYDGGDDESPFRFLDILGRPQTETGWAVVPEALQEWLIMTRARYRAALPPLVITEAGAAYTVAPGTDGTIDDAERIAYLTRHLDAVSNAIAQGVDVRGFYVWSLLDTWEGGDGFVPRYGFVDVDHVTQARTPKRSFGWYADLVAAHRKVHADRPA; via the coding sequence GTGTCCGACGCCGACCTCGCAGCGCGGCTCCCTGCGGGCTTCCGGTTCGGCACGGTGAGTGCTGCCGCCCAGATCGAGGGCGCCGCTGCGAGCGATGGTCGCGGGCCGAGCATTCTCGACACCTTCGCCGCCGTACCCGGCCGGATCCTCGACGGTTCCACGCCCGCGATCGCCTGCGACCACTACCACCGCTTCCGCGAGGACGTCGCGCTCCTGGGCCAGCTCGGTGCGCCGGGCTACCGGTTCAGCATCTCGTGGTCGCGGGTCCAGCCGACCGGCCGCGGTGCGGTCAACGCGCCGGGCCTCGACTTCTACGACCAACTGGTCGACGGCCTGCTCGAGGCGGGCATCGAGCCGATGGTCACGTTGCTGCACGGCGACCTGCCCCAGGGCCTCGAGGACGATGGCGGCTGGCTCAACCGCGACACGGCGGACCGGTTCGGGGAGTACGCAACGATCGTCGGCGACCGCCTCGCGGACCGGGTGAAGGAATGGATCCCGGTCGCCGAGCCAGCGGTCACCGCCTACCTCGGCTACGGCACCGGTGAGCGCGCGCCGGGGCGCCGCCTGCTCTTCGACGCGCTGCCCGCTGCCCACCACCTGTTGCTCGGACACGGCCGCGCCGCCGCCGCCCTGCGGGCCGCAGGAGCCGAACGGATCGGGTGCGCCAACAACCACGCGCCGATGTGGCCGGCCTCCGAGGACCCCGCCGACGTGGGCGCCACCAAGCTCTTCGACGCGCTGTGGAACGGGCTCTTCCTCGAGGGCATGCTGCTCGGTCGCCAACCCCCGGACATCGCCCCGCTGCTGGAGGGCATCGCGCTGCCCGGGGACCACCTGGTGATCCGCCAGCCCCTCGACTTCTACGGCGTCAACTACTACACGCCGCTCCGGGTCGGTGCCGCGTTCGACGATGACGGCGAGGACGTCAACGAGTACGACGGTGGCGAGTACGACGGCGGCGACGACGAGTCACCCTTCCGCTTCCTCGACATCCTCGGTCGGCCGCAGACCGAGACCGGCTGGGCCGTCGTACCCGAGGCCCTCCAGGAGTGGCTGATCATGACGCGTGCCCGCTACCGCGCAGCCCTGCCGCCGCTGGTGATCACCGAGGCGGGTGCGGCCTACACCGTGGCACCCGGCACGGACGGAACCATCGACGACGCCGAGCGGATCGCCTACCTGACCCGCCACCTGGACGCCGTGTCCAACGCGATCGCCCAGGGGGTCGACGTCCGCGGCTTCTACGTCTGGTCGCTCCTCGACACCTGGGAGGGCGGGGACGGGTTCGTGCCCCGCTACGGGTTCGTCGACGTCGACCACGTGACCCAGGCCCGGACCCCCAAGCGGTCCTTCGGTTGGTACGCCGATCTGGTGGCGGCTCACCGAAAAGTGCACGCCGACCGGCCCGCCTGA
- a CDS encoding GH1 family beta-glucosidase, whose protein sequence is MADRERDLADRLPKEFVFGTSTAAYQIEGAVDADGRGRSVWDTFTAEPGRIADGSTGAEACDHYHRFPEDIALMKELGAPGYRFSIAWPRIQPTGSGPANAAGLDFYDRLVDGLLEAGLRPMATLFHWDLPQALEDDGGWLNRVTIDRFADYAAIVGERLGDRVADWVPVNEPNVVTLMGYGVGIHAPGKELMFDAMGVGHHLLVAHGRAAIALRAAGATSVGCANNHAPIWPASDDPADVGAAKIFDLIWNGHYLEGMLLGRYSDDLMMLCEDHVRDGDFATMRQPLDFYGINYYNPMRIGAASEDAELPFDFREVLGYPVTDFGWPVVPDALREWLIMFRARLRAAVPPIVITESGCAYNMGPDEQGVIDDQPRIDYHQAHLTAVAEATERGVDVRGYYAWSTMDNFEWAEGYTKRFGFVHVDYETQVRTPKRSFGWYADLVARHAQRA, encoded by the coding sequence ATGGCGGACCGGGAGAGGGACCTGGCCGACCGGCTCCCGAAGGAATTCGTCTTCGGAACGAGTACGGCGGCCTACCAGATCGAGGGGGCCGTCGACGCCGACGGACGCGGCCGATCGGTGTGGGACACCTTCACCGCCGAGCCCGGCCGGATCGCCGACGGGTCCACGGGCGCGGAGGCCTGCGACCACTACCACCGCTTCCCCGAGGACATCGCCCTGATGAAGGAGCTCGGTGCTCCGGGGTACCGCTTCTCCATCGCCTGGCCACGCATCCAGCCGACCGGCAGTGGGCCGGCGAACGCTGCGGGTCTCGACTTCTACGACCGCCTCGTCGACGGCCTGCTCGAGGCCGGCCTCCGCCCGATGGCCACGCTCTTCCACTGGGACCTGCCCCAGGCGCTGGAGGACGACGGCGGCTGGCTCAACCGCGTCACGATCGACCGGTTCGCCGACTACGCCGCGATCGTCGGCGAGCGCCTCGGCGACCGGGTCGCCGACTGGGTGCCCGTCAACGAGCCGAATGTCGTCACCCTGATGGGGTACGGCGTCGGGATCCACGCGCCCGGCAAGGAACTCATGTTCGACGCGATGGGCGTCGGCCACCATCTCCTGGTGGCGCACGGACGGGCGGCGATCGCACTGCGCGCTGCCGGGGCGACCAGCGTCGGCTGTGCCAACAACCATGCGCCGATCTGGCCAGCGAGCGACGACCCCGCCGACGTCGGCGCCGCCAAGATCTTCGACCTGATCTGGAACGGGCACTACCTCGAGGGCATGCTGCTCGGCCGCTACTCCGACGACCTGATGATGCTGTGCGAGGACCACGTGCGCGACGGCGACTTCGCGACGATGCGCCAGCCGCTCGACTTCTACGGCATCAACTACTACAACCCGATGCGGATCGGCGCGGCCTCCGAGGACGCGGAGCTCCCGTTCGACTTCCGTGAGGTGCTCGGCTATCCCGTCACCGACTTCGGCTGGCCGGTGGTCCCGGATGCCCTGCGCGAGTGGCTGATCATGTTCCGTGCACGGCTCCGGGCCGCCGTACCCCCGATCGTGATCACGGAGTCCGGGTGCGCCTACAACATGGGACCCGACGAGCAGGGCGTCATCGACGACCAGCCGCGCATCGACTACCACCAGGCCCACCTCACCGCCGTCGCAGAGGCGACGGAGCGCGGCGTCGACGTGCGCGGCTACTACGCGTGGTCGACCATGGACAACTTCGAGTGGGCCGAGGGCTACACCAAGCGGTTCGGCTTCGTGCACGTCGACTACGAGACGCAGGTGCGCACCCCCAAGCGGTCCTTCGGTTGGTACGCCGACCTGGTGGCCCGGCACGCACAGCGCGCCTGA
- a CDS encoding low temperature requirement protein A: MSESVVAHRKQRMTGRDPDEHHRVATPLELLFDLTFVVAFGTAANALAHAFAEDHVGAGLAGFAFATFGISWAWINFTWFASAYDTDDWVYRLTTMLQMVGVLIFALGLAPMFESIHDGDHLDNDVMVWGYVVMRVAMVFQWWRASRQDPARLSAHRAYIGSIIVAQVLWCATALIDLPVTTTFAVMVIPFLVEIGGPAYAEKRCGGTPWHAHHVAERYGLMVIITLGEGMIGTMVSLTALSEDGLTLDVALLAFAGTALAFGIWWMYFGVPHGEILEARREASFVWGYGHMVLFGGIVAIGAGLHVAAYYLEHHTKLGVTASVLTVVVPVAVVIVAYYLLYSVTTRSADAFHLLLMALTVIPLVAAVLMAAGHVDITWCLVVLSLAPWVTVAGYESVGHRHLAATVARLKG, translated from the coding sequence ATGTCTGAGTCCGTGGTGGCACACCGCAAGCAACGAATGACCGGGCGGGATCCCGACGAGCACCACCGGGTCGCGACTCCCCTCGAGTTGCTGTTCGACCTGACCTTCGTCGTGGCCTTCGGTACGGCGGCCAACGCACTGGCCCATGCCTTCGCGGAGGACCATGTCGGCGCCGGACTCGCCGGCTTCGCGTTCGCGACCTTCGGCATCTCGTGGGCCTGGATCAACTTCACCTGGTTCGCGTCGGCGTACGACACCGACGACTGGGTCTACCGGCTGACGACGATGCTGCAGATGGTTGGGGTGCTGATCTTCGCGCTCGGCCTGGCGCCGATGTTCGAGTCGATCCACGACGGCGACCATCTCGACAACGACGTGATGGTGTGGGGCTACGTCGTGATGCGCGTGGCAATGGTGTTCCAGTGGTGGCGGGCCAGTCGACAGGACCCCGCACGACTCAGCGCCCACCGCGCCTACATCGGCTCGATCATCGTGGCGCAGGTGCTCTGGTGCGCCACCGCACTGATCGACCTGCCGGTCACGACGACGTTCGCCGTCATGGTGATCCCGTTCCTGGTCGAGATCGGCGGCCCGGCGTACGCCGAGAAGCGGTGCGGCGGCACTCCCTGGCACGCACACCACGTGGCCGAGCGCTACGGCCTGATGGTCATCATCACCCTGGGCGAAGGGATGATCGGCACGATGGTCTCGCTGACCGCGCTCTCCGAGGACGGCCTCACCCTGGACGTGGCGCTGCTGGCGTTCGCCGGCACGGCACTGGCGTTCGGCATCTGGTGGATGTACTTCGGCGTCCCCCACGGCGAGATCCTGGAGGCCCGGCGGGAGGCCTCGTTCGTGTGGGGCTACGGGCACATGGTGCTCTTCGGCGGCATCGTCGCCATCGGAGCCGGACTGCACGTCGCGGCCTACTACCTCGAACACCACACGAAGCTCGGCGTCACCGCATCGGTCCTGACCGTGGTGGTGCCAGTGGCGGTCGTCATCGTCGCCTACTACCTGCTCTACTCGGTGACCACGCGGTCGGCCGATGCCTTCCACCTGCTCCTGATGGCCCTGACCGTGATCCCACTGGTCGCGGCCGTGCTGATGGCCGCCGGCCACGTGGACATCACCTGGTGCCTGGTCGTGCTGTCGCTCGCCCCGTGGGTCACCGTCGCCGGCTACGAGTCCGTCGGCCACCGCCACCTCGCGGCGACGGTGGCGCGCCTGAAGGGATGA
- a CDS encoding TIGR03086 family metal-binding protein, translating to MSAVPGLQPMPTDPGVELLERALAYTQGALVTITPAHLGRRTPCTQWRLVDLLAHMEDSLDAFAEGATGVISLHSAAPAPVGDQIAALQTKACGLLGAWASATTPLVEVGGRPVPVGTISRLAALEIATHGWDVARTTGHDATVPDELAEGLLPTALAVALEQHGEFGSPVPVSADAGPARRLLGLLGRRDA from the coding sequence ATGTCCGCAGTTCCCGGACTCCAGCCGATGCCGACGGACCCGGGGGTGGAGTTGCTCGAGCGCGCGCTGGCCTACACGCAGGGCGCCCTCGTCACGATCACTCCCGCGCACCTGGGCCGCCGCACGCCCTGCACCCAGTGGCGCCTGGTCGACCTGCTCGCCCACATGGAGGACTCCCTCGACGCCTTCGCGGAGGGCGCGACCGGTGTGATCAGCCTGCACAGCGCCGCGCCGGCACCCGTCGGCGACCAGATCGCGGCCCTGCAGACCAAGGCGTGCGGCCTGCTCGGCGCGTGGGCGTCGGCCACCACGCCGTTGGTGGAGGTGGGCGGACGTCCGGTGCCCGTCGGCACCATCTCCCGCCTCGCCGCACTCGAGATCGCGACGCACGGCTGGGACGTCGCCCGCACGACCGGGCACGACGCCACCGTGCCCGACGAACTGGCCGAGGGCCTGCTGCCGACGGCTCTCGCGGTGGCGCTGGAGCAGCACGGCGAGTTCGGGTCGCCCGTGCCCGTCAGCGCCGACGCCGGACCGGCGCGCCGATTGCTCGGCCTGCTGGGACGCCGCGACGCCTAA
- a CDS encoding pirin family protein, whose translation MNVEIRRGSVRFVERERGRLSRHGFSFGPHFDPERLAFGPMVCHDDHVLGPGLGFEEHAHEAIDIITWVVSGSVVHTDGTGASVTLGAGECGVLTAGAGVRHSEIAGPDGPVRFVQVWLTADDPEAAPAHAHASVVAEPGAGLVRVVGDGGPLGVGVAGATLDVVRLEAGEVLALPVAHQVHGYITTGALLRFSLAEPLSAGDAFSLTGQPSYDVTAAVPTEMLIWSFA comes from the coding sequence GTGAACGTGGAGATCCGCAGGGGTTCAGTCCGGTTCGTCGAGCGCGAGCGCGGGCGGCTCAGCAGGCATGGCTTCTCGTTCGGGCCGCACTTCGACCCCGAACGCCTGGCGTTCGGGCCGATGGTCTGCCACGACGACCACGTGCTCGGTCCCGGCCTCGGATTCGAGGAGCACGCCCACGAGGCCATCGACATCATCACGTGGGTGGTGTCCGGGTCCGTGGTGCACACCGACGGCACCGGTGCCTCGGTGACGCTCGGCGCAGGCGAGTGCGGAGTACTGACCGCTGGCGCGGGCGTGCGGCACTCGGAGATCGCCGGCCCCGACGGGCCCGTCCGCTTCGTGCAGGTCTGGCTGACCGCCGACGACCCCGAAGCCGCGCCGGCCCACGCCCACGCGTCGGTGGTCGCCGAGCCCGGCGCCGGACTCGTGCGCGTCGTCGGCGACGGCGGGCCGCTCGGTGTCGGCGTCGCCGGAGCGACCCTCGACGTGGTCCGTCTCGAGGCGGGCGAGGTCCTCGCGCTCCCTGTTGCCCACCAGGTGCACGGCTACATCACCACCGGCGCGCTGCTGCGGTTCTCGCTGGCCGAGCCGCTGTCGGCAGGAGACGCGTTCAGCCTCACCGGCCAACCGTCGTACGACGTCACGGCGGCGGTGCCGACGGAGATGCTGATCTGGTCCTTCGCCTGA
- a CDS encoding NAD-dependent succinate-semialdehyde dehydrogenase, whose amino-acid sequence MSFRERLTHLLPEARRQLLIGGHWVPAANGARIDVIDPADGSILTDVADGTLDDARAALDAAVAVQPAWAATAPRERGEILRRAFGLVTTHADDLALVMSLEMGKPIAEAKGEVTYGAEFLRWFSEEAVRIHGRWMHNPAGGSRLLTVRKPVGPCLFITPWNFPLAMGTRKIGPAIAAGCTMVVKPAAQTPLTMLLLGGLLAEAGLPAGVLNIVTTEDAAGLSSTLMADPRLRKVSFTGSTPVGKRLVEQSAGQLQRVSMELGGNAPFLVFADADLDAAVDGAMLAKMRNMGEACTSANRFLVEAPVADEFATRLAERMGALRVGRGQDVGIQVGPLIDAKAVASVAAVVDDALARGARALTGGQRVDGAGFFYPPTVLVDVPADADAVTAETFGPVAPITTFTTEDEAIALANATEYGLAAYAFTRDLARTLRLAERLETGMLGINTGIVSNPAAPFGGVKASGFGREGGFEGIEEYLDTTYVALPAP is encoded by the coding sequence ATGAGCTTTCGAGAGCGTCTGACCCACCTGCTTCCGGAGGCGCGACGCCAACTCCTGATCGGTGGCCACTGGGTCCCGGCCGCCAACGGTGCGCGGATCGACGTCATCGATCCCGCCGACGGGTCGATCCTCACCGACGTCGCCGACGGCACCCTGGACGACGCCCGGGCGGCCCTCGATGCGGCGGTCGCCGTGCAGCCGGCCTGGGCAGCGACGGCACCCCGCGAGCGCGGCGAGATCCTGCGCCGGGCGTTCGGCCTGGTCACCACGCACGCCGACGACCTGGCGCTCGTGATGAGCCTCGAGATGGGCAAGCCGATCGCCGAGGCCAAGGGTGAGGTCACCTACGGCGCGGAGTTCCTGCGCTGGTTCTCCGAGGAGGCGGTCCGCATCCATGGCCGCTGGATGCACAATCCCGCGGGTGGCAGTCGGCTGTTGACGGTGCGCAAGCCGGTCGGTCCGTGCCTGTTCATCACGCCGTGGAACTTCCCGCTCGCGATGGGGACGCGCAAGATCGGACCCGCCATCGCGGCCGGTTGCACGATGGTCGTCAAGCCGGCCGCACAGACGCCGCTGACCATGCTGCTGCTCGGCGGGCTCCTTGCTGAAGCCGGCCTGCCCGCAGGGGTCCTGAACATCGTGACGACCGAGGATGCTGCCGGGCTGAGCAGCACCCTGATGGCCGACCCTCGGCTGCGCAAGGTGAGCTTCACCGGTTCGACTCCGGTCGGCAAGCGCCTCGTCGAGCAGTCCGCCGGTCAGTTGCAGCGGGTGTCGATGGAACTCGGCGGCAACGCGCCCTTCCTGGTCTTCGCGGACGCCGACCTCGACGCGGCGGTCGACGGCGCGATGCTCGCCAAGATGCGCAACATGGGGGAGGCCTGCACGTCGGCCAACCGGTTCCTCGTCGAGGCGCCGGTCGCCGACGAATTCGCGACCCGGCTGGCCGAACGGATGGGCGCCTTGCGCGTCGGCCGCGGCCAGGACGTCGGGATCCAGGTCGGTCCGCTCATCGACGCGAAGGCGGTCGCTTCCGTTGCTGCGGTCGTCGACGATGCCCTGGCCCGGGGAGCGCGGGCGCTCACGGGTGGTCAGCGGGTCGACGGAGCAGGATTCTTCTACCCGCCGACGGTCCTGGTCGACGTACCAGCGGACGCGGACGCGGTGACCGCGGAAACCTTCGGCCCGGTCGCCCCGATCACGACGTTCACCACCGAGGACGAGGCGATCGCACTGGCGAACGCGACGGAGTACGGCCTGGCTGCCTACGCCTTCACCCGCGACCTCGCGCGCACCCTGCGGCTCGCTGAGCGACTCGAGACCGGGATGCTCGGCATCAACACAGGCATCGTCTCCAACCCGGCCGCGCCGTTCGGTGGCGTGAAGGCCAGCGGGTTCGGTCGCGAGGGCGGTTTCGAGGGCATCGAGGAGTACCTCGACACGACGTACGTCGCCCTGCCCGCCCCGTAG
- a CDS encoding sigma-70 family RNA polymerase sigma factor: MGSATVTEIETAVDTAVVGSEELADFDTLTGRYQRELMAHCYRMSGSVHEAEDLVQETFLRAWKASANFQGRSSVRTWLYKIATNVCLTNLESKPRRPLPTGLGTADSAPADELLEDHEVPWLEPIPDAAVEVAERDTIRLAFIAALQHLPARQRAVLILRDVLRWSAAETATALDTTTAAVNSALQRAHAQLADRGLTPETVEADLDSAQKGLLDAYLEAFWRKDIDRIVQLLTYDATWDMPPFLNHYRGPASIGELIGTKCPGGVADMPMVATTANGQPAFGLYMRQPEGHFEPFHLQVLQMVGRGDDTRVEHVTAFFDTALFARFGLPERLPADYVPDLAPAG, encoded by the coding sequence ATGGGAAGCGCGACGGTGACCGAGATCGAGACGGCAGTCGACACGGCAGTGGTGGGCAGCGAGGAACTCGCTGACTTCGACACCTTGACGGGCCGCTATCAGCGGGAGTTGATGGCGCACTGCTACCGGATGAGCGGGTCGGTGCATGAAGCCGAGGACCTCGTCCAGGAGACGTTCCTGCGGGCATGGAAGGCGTCGGCGAACTTCCAGGGCCGCTCGTCGGTTCGGACGTGGCTCTACAAGATCGCCACGAACGTCTGCCTCACGAACCTGGAGAGCAAGCCGCGGCGCCCCCTCCCCACGGGCCTCGGTACGGCGGATTCCGCTCCCGCCGACGAACTGCTCGAGGACCACGAGGTCCCGTGGCTGGAGCCGATCCCGGATGCTGCGGTCGAGGTGGCCGAGCGCGACACGATCCGGCTCGCGTTCATCGCGGCACTGCAGCACCTGCCGGCCCGGCAGCGTGCCGTCCTGATCCTGCGCGACGTGCTGCGCTGGTCGGCCGCGGAGACCGCGACCGCCCTCGACACCACGACGGCCGCTGTGAACTCCGCCCTGCAGCGCGCGCACGCCCAGCTCGCCGACCGCGGCCTGACGCCGGAGACGGTCGAGGCCGATCTCGACTCCGCCCAGAAGGGACTGCTCGACGCGTACCTCGAAGCATTCTGGCGCAAGGACATCGACCGCATCGTCCAGCTCCTGACGTACGACGCCACATGGGACATGCCGCCGTTCCTCAACCACTACCGCGGTCCGGCGAGCATCGGCGAGCTGATCGGCACCAAGTGCCCCGGCGGGGTCGCCGACATGCCGATGGTCGCCACGACCGCGAACGGGCAGCCCGCATTCGGTCTCTACATGCGCCAGCCCGAGGGTCACTTCGAGCCGTTCCACCTGCAGGTCCTGCAGATGGTCGGCCGGGGCGACGACACCCGGGTCGAGCACGTGACGGCCTTCTTCGACACGGCGTTGTTCGCCCGGTTCGGTCTCCCCGAACGGCTCCCGGCCGACTACGTGCCGGACCTCGCCCCGGCCGGCTGA
- a CDS encoding MFS transporter produces MTDQITPLAPPPEGPGLEPSGRRLPRALTPFRHAAYRRLGTALVLQTFASGVWVVALVWEVIRIDGGPGQLSVVSTAGAVGVLLPALLGGVVADRIPQKLILLVVAAVELAGMTVVALLSWGDLTQLWHLAAVSFSTGVAMAFYYPAYSAWLPALVPEQDLMAVNGFEGMVRPTVGQAIGPGVAGVVVGAASSSAALGVAATFSLIGLLALTTVPLTPVRREIAPDDPETGPAGAVATAIADIREGFVYMMKTPWLLATLLFASIMILVLMGPLEVLVPFLIKDELGGGPGDHAIVLACFGIGGAVGSMAMASIRMPRRYLTWMNLMWGLGCLPFLLIGFAQDVWVIAASAFVIGAFFSAPMVIWGTLLQRRVPPHLLGRVASLDFFVSVSLMPVSMAIAGPVAELIGLQTTFAIAAIVPGVAAIVAVVWAKLPADELAHPLSD; encoded by the coding sequence ATGACTGATCAGATCACCCCCCTCGCACCGCCACCCGAAGGACCCGGCCTCGAGCCCTCCGGGCGGCGCCTCCCGCGCGCGCTGACGCCGTTCCGCCACGCCGCCTACCGTCGCCTCGGCACTGCGCTCGTGCTGCAGACATTCGCGAGCGGCGTGTGGGTGGTGGCACTGGTGTGGGAGGTCATCCGGATCGACGGTGGCCCGGGGCAGCTCTCCGTGGTGTCGACGGCTGGTGCGGTCGGAGTCCTGCTCCCGGCCCTGCTCGGCGGTGTCGTGGCCGACCGGATCCCGCAGAAACTGATCCTGCTCGTCGTCGCGGCCGTCGAACTGGCCGGCATGACGGTGGTGGCGCTGCTGTCGTGGGGCGACCTCACCCAGTTGTGGCACCTAGCGGCCGTGTCGTTCAGCACCGGCGTGGCGATGGCGTTCTACTACCCGGCCTACTCCGCCTGGCTGCCGGCGCTGGTCCCCGAACAGGACCTGATGGCGGTCAACGGCTTCGAGGGCATGGTCCGCCCGACCGTGGGTCAGGCGATCGGCCCCGGTGTCGCCGGTGTCGTCGTCGGCGCCGCGTCGTCCTCGGCTGCGCTCGGGGTCGCTGCGACGTTCAGCCTGATCGGTCTGCTGGCGCTGACCACGGTTCCACTGACCCCCGTACGACGGGAGATCGCGCCTGACGACCCCGAGACCGGCCCGGCGGGTGCGGTCGCGACGGCGATCGCCGACATCCGCGAGGGCTTCGTCTACATGATGAAGACTCCGTGGCTGCTGGCCACGCTGCTGTTCGCATCGATCATGATCCTGGTCCTGATGGGCCCGCTCGAGGTCCTGGTCCCGTTCCTCATCAAGGACGAGCTCGGCGGTGGGCCGGGCGATCACGCGATCGTGCTGGCCTGCTTCGGCATCGGAGGTGCGGTCGGTTCCATGGCGATGGCCTCGATCCGGATGCCGCGCCGCTACCTCACCTGGATGAACCTGATGTGGGGCCTGGGCTGCCTGCCGTTCCTGCTGATCGGTTTCGCGCAGGACGTGTGGGTGATCGCGGCGTCAGCGTTCGTGATCGGCGCCTTCTTCTCCGCCCCGATGGTGATCTGGGGGACGTTGCTGCAGCGCCGCGTGCCGCCGCACCTGCTCGGGCGCGTCGCCTCGCTCGACTTCTTTGTCTCCGTCAGCCTGATGCCCGTGTCGATGGCGATCGCCGGCCCGGTGGCCGAACTGATCGGCCTCCAGACCACCTTCGCGATCGCGGCGATCGTGCCCGGGGTCGCGGCCATCGTGGCGGTGGTGTGGGCGAAGTTGCCTGCCGACGAACTGGCGCACCCGCTCAGCGACTGA